aaccgtgtgcttgcaaggaggaataagcgagcgagaagtctgtttctctgtgtgtcagctaagggcaggctggtgtgtcctgggggcagcaggagctgcctgaggagccgcagggcagggactctggcgctgtcctggagggaggcgctggcacgagggagctgcaggccgtctgggggcagggaatctccttgacacaagaacaaggggcacagagtgtcactgtcctctgcttccttgtgtccctggggccagggacagtttggaagctgacgaggcagctgacaccctgcccctacccaccccttcccccgtgctgctgtgctttcaagggggcttgggctgtggtgtgagtgctactgtgccgcagaaacacgggcctcgacccctcgctgcagcccccactgccctcctgcccctgccctgccgccctgccgtcctccccacgctgccctgcctcctgactcctctccccacaccgcagggcccggcagtgcagcaggcgcaggcacagccccgcagctgctgcctggtccccggccctccccgcctccctccacaccagggctccagccccagccaggcagcaggtccggcctctccccccagctcctggcctggctcctcccgcactcccaccccctggcagggagctggagctgccctggtcccgggcaactggccagcaccagggctggcatagggcccgggtggacaggcagtgcgggggggcagtggggcagggcgagcagcctccctcagggccccacggctgggccaggagggatgaggccatgcggccagctgggctccagctgctgctttgatgtcagctccatggagggaccgttggggtttgctccctttgcaggggaatggctggaggcggagaccttgccggggcctggcccagaccggggcagtgcgctactgatcaaattgaaggacgcagcccccttttcctccaccaaaatgatccacagactattagggcacgtgcgtttaatccacagtactccttatgggaccgaaggcaaaagaaatgtgctgtccattcttctaggtgaaaaaacgacgttggtttgtgtcgccatctttgcccttctagcttccaggactgttaaaacagcagtgaattttgtggtgggaacaaaattgagaaagggtttgttgaaacggcttaagagaaaacctgaaacaatttctgattttgttacctataggccacaaagattatgttactcttttgctattcccgaggggaaggcatttacagccacagctgaaaagtgagcttaggttgtcccagttgggtcagtcatttttctcaactgctattgtttctctgtctctactgctgggaggcaactctctggaccgactgaactcagttatgcctctaggatctttggcttgagccggcatgaggtgctgccatgctgtggtggcagaaagaaatgctagagaggctgtggagtctccctcactggaggtattcaaaacccaacagggcccggccctgagcaacctgctctagctgaccctgaccatctccagaggtcccttccaccctccgccattccgtggttccgtgaccctgcagttgttgatattcaactctcagaacaagcctgagttctaccggacggaggtgacgccgcactgcaagctcaaaagcttcctggtcttgggaggtgcacagacagtgtattcagagtgagcaagcaggtagatcttcctttaaaaagcagaaccactcagaattcactgagctcaaggggaggtccttgccacctccctctggtctgcaggaaacacatctggctgcccttagacagttctcggccgtcctggatatcccacctcagctattcatgcctcagctaggcattacctccccccactccccaggagccctctcctccaggcttctcctccttcttcctaagtgctggctaattccacagattcatgccttgcttctgcctccctttatggtacctacgatgacttctctgaagttctggggCCGCCTTTATACAGTCGCAGTTACCAAGCCACGTGCAGGATTTTCCCctaactgcagcctgttccctttacagccacatacagtcgtgtgctctacaggccctcaagctgacagcgcgccagagagagcgcacctgaacccttggaggaggtgaggcacgtttggctcccccacccgcacggcccccagcagaggagcccatggaggtaggtgccacccaccctcgcccctcaccccacgagcggcaacacaggcagagggaaggggcttgctcttcttgcgctgagaggggccatcgcactgccgccaacgccaaaaggttcgtcacctctccaccaatcctttgaaaagggtgagggtcagagctgccaggggcagggcagggcttgtggacttctgctgcaatttggctgggcggcagggcacatactcctgctgggctcacttggctgacaggcatgctgtgcatctgtggccagtgccgtgtgtgtagcaagaggctgcaggggtctccaggagtgctgagagacctcgttgcctcttcctcggagtgcacttgcagctgtggtgagctgcacttggaactatgctgcaggctgggctgtgcaaggaagcagaggtggtcagtggggttttgggaagtgctgagtcccaagcagcaagggcatgcttttgaagagggcaaggagaaagggcagggtgcccaagaatggcaaggatgcccacgttccccgggggcagcatgttggttcctgagctttctggcagctcccagttcgtaaaggaagagttgctctgagaactgtctgaatgcatgctcccccagcctcctgtgctctgctgatgcggctggtactggtgcaaagagggacctcttcctttccggaggaaggagggaggcagatgtcggcaattcctaggcagttcctgagccgggacatttttcaatgtctttccttcctctcttgctgagttaggaggagactgacccatgacacctccctgtcatgggagggcaccgaggccttcctgggtgataggcaccagtgcctgtgttctttcttctcatcctgaaagcagcctcgtgtgggtttctgtgccaatggctcttctgcaccgctgcctgcaccatagtccgccctccacactgccctccgcagtcttcccaggaagggcaatgatctcggcctctctttctgcagcggagtgcagcatcagcagctgaggcacctgcaacggatggcagctccttaccctcagctccccccagccctctgcagcagacaacaccaagacctgcagctccagacgctacgtgtcccatctgcctggacaccttggacaacgtggcctacataaaaccttgcttccataagttttgctttagttgtgtgttccggtggtcgaaaacaaaggccgaatgcccgctgtgcaagcaggctttccgatcaattctgcacacagtggtggcagaagatgactaccaggagcatgtcatcaggctccccgaagatggttctgttgccagccatcagcaacggagagctcctcaccgccctgccatccggaggcgccgtcaccctgcagctcacccgcagcagccttccccttctcctcagatgcgaccctctccgcagaacagcagcaggctggaggggacccggaggcacaccaggcagaggcagagagagggagggctgctggagccacgccagaggctgtccccacagaggcaggccagggctgacaggagacctcaggggcatgcggcagcgacggaggaggagatgctgaacTTCCGCCGCTCTCTGTACCGCACAGGGATGCGCGTGCAAAGGGCTCCCGATGGCGGCCACCCCCAGGACATCTCGGCAGACTTCttctgccgcagcccggccagcattcagagactgctgccctggctgcagcgggaactgagagtccaccagacattgctaactgtcacggagctcattgtcctgacaaacctgaggaggtacgacctggacagtcaggcctttgctgaggacttagagctgcttctgctgagtcgcaccgagcagttcctccacgagctcatcagctttgcccgctgctcgtgcagcatggagacctacgaccagcaggccatgtatggctaccgtgctcccagccggcacgaaggaagcccctcagcctcattgagcctggcagctgctgcagggacggcccggactcctgtgccagcccagagcccatcccGAGCTAGTAGCCCTGGGCTCACGGAGCTTCCTGGCCCCTCGTACGCCATCCCCCACGAGCTTGCCGCAGCCACAcagtctgcccagcagccgcggcgaagctctgatgatggggcagctcgagcaggaggagaagcctggagagagttgctggctcctgccgacccccaggacagtgactcctcgtcagacagttgtgtccttgtagggtcctggaagccctgggcagagggaagccctgaatgcattgtgctctcctcagactcagagcactcagccgcggcagaggaaaaggaagctgggcagaatgagcagccgctccatgggtccagccggagctgcagcaaagccagcgggagctgcttgcccagctccgccatgccgaaggaaactggctggagctgccgcagctgctgccccactgcccccagggaggagacagagccccggcaggggcaggtggaggatgtggctggttgctctgtgcagggctgcagccagatcccctttgctcctggcagcggcaggcaatgctcacccgggagtccccggctgcccagaaagaggagggcaggcagccccgaggcctgtacccagcccagcaagaggcaggcatggcctcagcgttaggaaggagagaggaagatggtcAGGGAGCAGAgacgagagcagccagagaagcctgtggcaatggcggctaggtaagaagaccgaaagaagtggaaaacgggctggactgctgccctccaagggttgtcttcagcggtacaaggtctggcagtcagctgactgtgagtagtggcctccttgggagaaggtagcaatgctagggcaaagactggttcaggtgttcttaatgaggcgatggagggctctcggggcaagcttggagtaggagttggactagacgctggcagatgcagggcccacacggatgaggaagtctgtcagtccccccagcagttattctaggagatggctgtctgaaagcacctttggcaggacactgcggggccaggtttgtataaagaccagtgcaatccagctggttgccgtgacaaatgctgaggagagtgaaggggtccctcgtgactcacttgccttctgtcaccctctgctctcccttggcaggcaaggaagtggtgggttttccgcacagacctgaggtgcaccgagcccctctccttgtgtgtgtgtgggcctcccaccaaaatgcctgagctctcctgcagctgttccccaaatggccctgtctgggctggagaacggggaggcataaaactccccagcatacacttctggggaggaaccctctcagcttcccctctgctggaaaagtggcttgcctccgtgtttctgctcctttcgctctcaccccacctgctctaggggcttttaatctccttgcgtgccttacttcttcccctttgcgttgctggcgtgcagtgctaaccacggtgttggagcaggtgccaccttccaggtaagaagctggccctggggtttttcaccagtgctgctgctggctaaggagctcgtcacctgaacgcacttaaggcacctgggatgtgagctgctggagagctgccagagctcaggatgcaagaagactggcttgaattgtctagctctcctcagcttggaggcagagctagccctgccaggacatggcttccaggctgacaaccctgctttgaagcttctttgaagcaggagcaaaatcatttctgggaggtgtgtcacattccgcatgtccgatggctgctgaggaccgggctgcagcagtggtgagcgtagctgtggctgtgggggttggcagggctgagcaatgcagcctctggcctctctccccaggccccctgcaatgaggtgaggaactgctcactgaggtgagcccatctccatgcttgtgcctcagggggcatgttattcccagctcacagaggccttcagctttcccacatgttaacttaggagttaacatctctgcctgaaagcaaaccctGGGACTGCAACCTTGGCTAGGTTTTGGTAGGAACAACGGGAACTCCCAGCTCGATACAAAGAGAGGCACTCCCAGCGCAGCACCCTAAGCCCAGGCTgacggaggcaggctctcttgtgctcctgctttctgagccagggactctggggtccttggctgcacaaaggcacagctccagctgaagtggtgccggttagactcgccaacccagcagccactgtgtgctccggcttccctaaaacacaggcggcatctccccttcctcctctcgcagctcttccagagaacacttgtgcgcaactagctttcaggactggtctctgatgtcctatggctccctgtcagcgtgagtcagagaggatttggggcaaactcccgtcctcaggcttttcccttagccagcaccaggcaacaccatgccgagatgagatttccctcacttgtctatcgagatatatttctctggagtcacgagagtgataacaggagtgcagtgagaaattaaataataacacaagcttgttcttccaggaaaaaagtattgcctactcacccgcaggattccgcagaggcgccaaaacctcgtccagctgagatgctggggaagcttcacctacaggcacacctgcaatcagagaggagatttgcttcccttctataccatgacatacgtcttttgagccagcatcgggattacagagggggaaaagaaacgcttaaaaagagacaaagcttgtccttgccagcaaaaaaagtctgactccttaccagtggcgtcctgcagaggctcccttacctctcccagctgagcagctgggtacgcagtgtccacgggcacatcggtaagcagacacggagcagcagaactgcgctgggccgacagtgaacacccagggactggctgaggcccagaggggagaaatgaccgtccccacacttgcctgcctgcagtgcgctggagctgggagagaacccaggagtttggactcccagtcagcccttcccctgctctacgccaatgacccctgcccttccgcttcccacacgttccgagtcccagagcacctcgccagagcaggagagacttccagtctctaccatttctcactgctgaggacttgcctttgcaatcttgagatcacgcctaattcaagaaactttattttgaagtgccaaaattccttctggaaacaaccacacaaagctctggagccctcaggacacatcagcacattagccccactgagcttcctttcttttgcttgaaccaaaagaactaactgcagcggcaggttattctttcttaggcaaagctgcagcacaagcacctcacccgtgtttctcccagtgccttataggcagcagagggatgctgaagcaggagaataaggagctggagaataagttccatgtttgcagagtgctctccagtggctctccctctccctgccacggggctcctcagcccttctcttcaccagggaagctcagctcaggggctgtgtggtgtctcgtaaatgctcgcccatctctcacagacttttcagcactcttgccggcaacaagggactcactagaacagcagaggcggcgcatccacagcaacagctctacacctccccccttccccactcttggCATTGAATCGGGAAAGCATCCGAGTTCCTCTGCtcaacagaggcaagggcagcccccctcgcaacctggccaaatggtccttcccagagacacggctggccgcaggggcacctccctcccagggctcccctccacctccacggcacgatggagaacacagcctgcaaacggatcccaccgctcctgccaaggctcttttgagaatgtagggtagttacagtgataggatgctgttaggatagctagcgtagagttggttatcatagtcttagcgtgtagttacttacagtattcttagagcagttggagtatccttaggtcattgtaatttctctaagggtaggagacagctagtctgcctggctatacttagggcagttattatagttatcatatagttaccattagcattatTACTTATAGTTAGAGTTAGTTAGAGTTACTGTTCGTAGTTATCCTTAGGCCATAGTAATTCTTGCTGGAGGGTCGTTAATGTTAGAGGAGAGTATTAGGATGGTTTCAGATagctagcctggcaggaggctagctcccccactccccaccagctggggcacagcaagctcatgggcttgcactttaggtgcagtagctaactcctaagagaggaactgtctgcacaggcaggacaagaagaaaaaagcttaatccctacgttgcagccgatagaggaaaatcggagtgctggctgctttttggaagaaggcgtcagaaacataattaacacgagagttcctcagcaggaggtgatcacagtgttaccctcacagggcatgtctccccacagctgctgcggcgttgtttcccacaccatcttcctgcagaaggaagacccttgactcgcacccgaaaaacatgccactgaaaaggaatcctaggagaaagcagcagaaatacgcttaagcatcccagctgccaagtctttcaggtgacaaagttcatctgaggaacaccccatacctgccactttgggggcagcatggttttgcccacccccctcctgaatgggggcaagacaggacaacccagcaaaaccacatcgccttcactaacaacagcttgcaagcccctgaggaaaagctgcccctcaaaacaactcctgttttaacaggtcacagggttaaacaccttcctcccctaaagacattacaaagccattggctgccgtcccttgcccaagaggaactgcacagcttctgctggcaagcaggtatcagaaatccaggcagacaacacagctctgccctgtgagcttccagccctgatcccacccaccaaacatgggggagctacaaacccccccgggccctgccccggacacttcacagctacagaactgccccacttctctcatttcggcaaggcatctgttactgttcaggagttcctctcacccgtgtgaaatgacacgggtttgtctctggagacacaatctgcctacttgcccagaaaaaacccacagccgcttccattcagtcactgtggaatttccaaatgaatgcaaaacagagggagaactttcctctctctcggtttcccagcccacttgccctctcagctggtacatcaagaacaggacgagatgcctgtgggctttctctaagagcttaggctcagtagtacagattaaggcctcatgaggaggaggtccagttcccttttccgggcggaacaacccactccggaacagagatgtctttgtaacgcctcctttgtagcgccgccttctgatgtctttgcgccttcccttcttccggcggagagtggctgcttaaaacaaaaccaaagcaaaaaagcaccccactcattcatctccctgttttgggccaaaagagctgcagaaggatcaaaggacaccgaatggctgcgcaataaagcatcagaggatattcactgcaggggaagtaaagcatctagggggccaaaacacccaaaccttaactttacatgcacaaatgacaggctgtgacctagtggttattggccagggagacccagccagtcaagcagagcgctccatgaaagcacgtgctccttgctttgccgaggtcaaaaggaggaaagcaaatgcaagaagaaaagggacagagaatcaggcaaggaaccgcattaggcccttccacagattcacggtgtgcctgagtgggtgcccctctgcaagcacaaatacaggaaaggcccttgggctactgcctctggcaggggaagctcccaggccacagcctgctggaagaatgctcggaggaaaaaaaaagaaaacatcagtatatagtgccctcttctgatcctccttcctagacagctgctgttcaacactgcccaagagagtgccagtgtgaaccaacagctcgtttgacccagtggaccccgctgctcctgctctggaaagctgttggtgtaatcgtcttccccacctcggcatcaatggcaaagacatctaaggaagccaggttagctagagatttgtgttacgccagctaacacatgcagaaatgcttgctaacgctgcagagctgcaataatttggaagctctaacagtgggaggtgccaggaggagagttacaaagctcttggaagaacgcaatgccctccgtggacagcacgcttccgcttcagctgtcaggctgctactaggaagcccctccccgacagtctgccctcaggtcaaaagcctagctttactgattgctctctaaaggcagttcctttgtgccaggggccaccacgtacttcacagcaaagctttggctctgaatatactggggagttggcacaacccaggcatccaagaccctgcaaggagggctcatgctacggcctgacataggctgggagcagcaccatgaggctaaagggagagcaacccatacgccccatcctcaaggacaaaaaggatgaggtctgctatccttgcaggtttttaaggaactgcttgttaacaccacataagacccaagtgctttggaattaagtaaatccttgctcaggaaccaaaacaaccaataggcatggcagggattgaactgccaagccggaaggtccaaatacatcggctcactcaagcagccttggaagcggatgcagcagcagccgcactgctgaggctcttgtgcatcccggtgcaattcagggcatgcccgcatcgtgacggaggaaggatgagcactctcactgtcggttaggtaactgccttgctcataagcatgtgaattaatgaatcatcgagttaacaaatcagtgaactagctaattaagtaactacagaattaatgacttaggctagtctgcacagaaaggattcactctttctttgcttttggggttttttttcttttttacctaataagctcataagactaaagttggtttcacaaagtacgctgtcctgtaaatttgagagatcacaacgtgacacacagatccgccttttcctgggagagacctacaaccaacactcagggtagcccatgctcattgtgctttaaaggcacccaagccagtatggtgataagagactctgtacctgaccagatcatttcgcagtgggccccaagcatcaccacattgatgtctgcactgacagatgggaaagtgttcggagaaaaaccacgagtcagctttcaagcaccattagatgtatggggctctcaggttatgagggacaacgcagacagattcctcatacgcactggctgagtaggaagcgtcaactcggacaaagaggccttctgactatcatgtgaaagttgacgaggactggagcacggcatctgctggggctttaactgcaagactccacactggaccaagttagtcattttgcaagaagggatgctgctcctgcctcacaagcagagcttgtcattttgtaccacccaacagcctttcctcagattccaggatctaccccaaaataattacaaaactcatagctttgcataacaatggcacagacatgtgaaaaaagtacttgtcaactaccacgtaaataacaaacagtgaaaaaaggaaaaaaacccagctcatggggacaatagcaaatgtgtgcacatgacattctgacaaactgctggctagagaagaaaattgtttgccagcaatccaattacacctgacctccctgcaggggacgattcaggacacctgcaacagttccatgccttcagctttctagagaagctccagagaagacacgaacctgatctaaacaagggaacttggcttgtcccgaaaaggtgcaatttgcttacttgctttggaagctctgccatcataaacaaacaaacaaacaaacaaaataccatgcacaccccccccaaacaaacagttacaaagggattatttaagagtcttgcctaaagtctgcattaatgtaagaccagggcacccaaaggtgcacacagaatttgtcactcaccattactgcaaacagccagacactacaaaggtcagcccgaggagaagagggttaagtaacaatacccactcttgaccagagagactgttgttctgtccttctttaccaaacacttggtgcgttagaagccgtttgatcacacagggcaagacccattttctcctcgtgattcagaagggaacaggggagtcttggctttcctaaagcagccatagccaggaaacactgatgcacagaaggcagaagcaaggaaacgtgaacccctgcttagctagctccg
The DNA window shown above is from Struthio camelus isolate bStrCam1 chromosome 27, bStrCam1.hap1, whole genome shotgun sequence and carries:
- the LOC138062420 gene encoding E3 ubiquitin-protein ligase Topors-like gives rise to the protein PDATCPICLDTLDNVAYIKPCFHKFCFSCVFRWSKTKAECPLCKQAFRSILHTVVAEDDYQEHVIRLPEDGSVASHQQRRAPHRPAIRRRRHPAAHPQQPSPSPQMRPSPQNSSRLEGTRRHTRQRQREGGLLEPRQRLSPQRQARADRRPQGHAAATEEEMLNFRRSLYRTGMRVQRAPDGGHPQDISADFFCRSPASIQRLLPWLQRELRVHQTLLTVTELIVLTNLRRYDLDSQAFAEDLELLLLSRTEQFLHELISFARCSCSMETYDQQAMYGYRAPSRHEGSPSASLSLAAAAGTARTPVPAQSPSRAMLSWSDQSSLVDPLRFGPGNLRGTDH